The window GGCCGCCGCGGGACCGATCTGCAACCGACCGGGAGGGCCGGCGCACGGCCGAGGCGCGGTCCCGCCCCGGAGGTGCGCACGCGCGCCTGGCGAGGACCGCGCGGCGACGCCGGCGCCGTCCGCTGCGCTTCGAGCCGGAACGCGCCGGGGGCGGCAGCGCGGCCGCGCGCGTCCTCGGCGACCGACGACGGGGCGGGGAGGCAGCGCCCGGCACGCTGCATCCCGGCGTGGCCTCGCCCGGTTCGGGCCGCAACGAATGCGCGCCGCCATCGTCCCGCTCGGCGGCCGATAGGCGACGAGTCGCTGGCTCAGATCGGCGCGACCGTCGCAGCCTCGACGGCAGCCGCCACCGCGCGCGCGAGCGCCGCGAGCGCGCGCCGCGCGTACGCGACCCACAGCCGTGTCTCCGGCCGCTCGGCGCTGTCGATGCAGCCGTACGTCAGATCGCTCGCGGGGCAAAAGATGCGCACGTGAAAGTGGTCGTCGTGGGGCGACGAGTCGACCGGCGGCTGCAGCAAGGCGGCGGCACGCTCGATTCGCTCGGGCGGCTCGCCCGCCTGGCGCGCGTAGGCGAGCAGTCGCTCCTCGAGCGGCGGGTACACGTAGATGAACTCGACATCGACGCCGGGGTCTTCGATGATCGCGCGAACGAGGGCCCAGTTGCGCGCGGCGTCGAAGTAGCGGCGAGAGTGGCGGACGCCGTGGCTGTCGACGGGTCGGCTCGATCCGTCGGCGCGGTATCGAACCATCGCATCCGCCGGCAGCGGGCGCCCGCGGCGATCGACGCCGAACATCAGCAGGTCGACGTCGCGTCCGCTCTGGTGCGAGCGGTGCCACGGCGTCCGCCCGCCGCGCCGCGGCGACAGATCGGCGACCCCGACGACGGCGCCGGTCTCGCGATGCACGCGGCGGCCGACGCGCTGGATCATCGCGACGAGTTCGTCGGTGCCGTACTGGTTCCCCCGCCGGATCCACCGGCGAGGAACGCGGTAGCCGTCGCCCTCGGGCGGCAACTGCACGCCGTTGCGCAACGATCCGGCGTAGGCCCACCCGTACGCGACGCTCGATCCGTCGTCGACCATCCCGACGCGCGCACACGCCGCAGCCGACAACGCGATCGCGATCGGAGCTGCGTGGACCACCCGCATAGTTCACTGGTACCGCGGCGGCGCGAGCAGAGCAAATCCGCGCCACCCCCTCTATACTGACACGAAGCGGGCCGACAACGGCCGTAAGTGGATGGGGTCGCGCGCACGACACAGTCTCGCCGTCGCGGTGGTCGCCGCGGCGGCTTGCGGCAAGCCCGCGGCAGCGCCGGCCGACGGCGGCGAGCTGGCCGCTCGCCCGGCCGACGCTGCCGCGCAGGCGACGCCGCCGGCGTGCAGTCCGCCGTTTCGCACCGCGGACCTGCCGCTGCCGGGCGTCACGGCCGACCAGCTGACGCTCGCCTATTGGCTCGATCGACTCGGGCAGTCCGCCGACCTGGACCGTCCGGTTCTCACGCCCGAGGAGGTCGACCGCCTCGACGCGGCGATCGCCATCCCGCGCGACGGCTACTACCCGCAGCGCGACCTGCTGGCTCCCGCCGACCTCGACGCGCTCGCGCGCAAGGTGCAGGAGCGTCGCGCGTGGGCTCGCGATCGAATCGACGGCGGCGAGTGGGTCGCGGCCGACGGAACGCCCGTCGGCGACGGCGCGCGCCGCGCGATCGACGCGGACGTGTCCCTGGCCGCCGCGCGCCCCACGCTGCGCGTCGCGCTCGCCGACCTGCTCGTGCGCTGCACGCCGATACCGCAGCCGCTGCTGCCGCCTTCGTTGGATCCGCGCCTCGATCGCAACGCGTGTTCGACGGTCCGCGCGCAGGACGGCGTGCGAGTCGTCGCGCGGTGGCCCAACGGCATGTGGCTGGTCGAGACGCGTCTGTCGTTCGGCTGGATCTCCGGCGATGCGCCGCTGTCGCCTCCCGTGCCCGCGCCCGTGCGCGCCGCCTATGAGCGCGGGCCGCGCGTCGAGACCACGGCACCGATCGCCGTCGGGAACCTTCGCATCGCGGCCGGCACGGTGCTGCCGGCTGCCGATCGGCGCGGGCGCCGTGCGTACGTCGCGACGCGCACGGGGTTCGTGCGCACACCCGCAGCCGCCGCTCGATCGTTGCGGCCGACGCGCCGCTCCGTGACCCGGCGTGCGGTGCTCGAGCGCGCATGGCAGTTCGTCGGGCGGCCCTACGGGTTGGGCGGAGCGGCCGGCGGGCTCGACTGTTCGCGGCTGCTCGTCGACGTGTTCGAGTCGTTCGGGTTGCATCTGCCGCGCCACAGCGCATGGCAGTCACGCGCCGGCTCGTTTTGGATCGACGTCGCGGGCGCATCGGACGCCGACAAGCTGCGCCTGATCGATACCGCTGCGGCCAAGGGCATCGCATTGCTGCACTTCCCCGGCCACATCATGCTCTACCTGGGCCGCGATCACCGCGGCGTGCCGCGGGTGTTGCACGCGCTCGGCGAGTACGCCGAGCGGTGCGACGGTGGCAGCGACCGGGTGGTGCGCGTCCCCGCCGTCACCGTGAGCGGCCTCGATCTCGGGCGCGGGTCTGGCCGGCGATCGCTGCTCGAGCGGATCACTCGCATCACCGTGATCGGCGGGTCGCCCGGCCCGGAGCTGCGCGGCGTCGCGACGTTCCGGCCGACACCCGCGCCCGCGATCCCGAAGGATCGCGCGTGTCACGACAGTCGCCGCGCGGCGATCTACGCGATGCCGGAGCGCCCCAACGCCGACCAGCCGCTGCGGATCGTGGCGGCGCTCGACCGCGATCCGGGCCCGGCGACGCTGGCGCTCGTCGACCCCACCGGGCGGCGTGTCGACGCCGGCGTCGTCCATCTCGGTGGGCCGCCGTTCGGCCTGGTGGCGACGGTGCCGCGCCCGCGCCGGGGCACCTGGAAGGCGGTGGTCGCCGACGGCGACGACGTGATCGCGTGCCAGCGCGTGCGGGTCGCCGGCCGCCGCCCTGTGCCGGCGGAGCCGAACGATGGGCCGGTGTGGGAGCCCGAGTACGCATGGCACGTGGGCAACGAGAACCTGTTTGCGCTGTGGGTCGAGCGCTTGTTCGACTACCCGGTGGACGAGGACCGCGTGTGGCCCGATCTGCATTCGCTGTTGCGAGACCCCGCGCGCAACCTGCTGTACGACTACCGCGGCCTGGGCGAGGACGAACTCATCGAACTCGGTCCCGACTGCGCCGATCTGCCGTACACGCTGCGCGCCTACTTCGCGTGGAAGATGCGGCTGCCGTTCCGCTATCGCCGATGCAAGCGCGCGCGGCCCGGCAAGCCGCCCGACTGCTCCCTGCCGGGCGGCGGCGACAATCTGATGAGTCGGCTCGAGCTGCGCGGCAAGGACGGGCAGATGGTGCCGCGGGACGACGTGACCGCGTTTTCGCTGTTCATCAACTATCACGTGAGTCGTGCGGTCCACTCGTCGAGCGGTCGCACGCATCCCGAGGACGAACTCACGGACTTCTACCCGGTGCCGCTCACTCGGCGCGCGCTCAAGCCCGGCACGCTCTTTGCCGATCCGTACGGCCACCTAATGGTCGTCGCCGACTGGATTCCCCAAGGGCTCGACCGCTACGGCGTGTTGGTCGCCGCGGACGCCCAACCCGACGGGACCGTCGGGCGCCGCCGGTTCTGGCGCGGCTCGTTTCTGTTCGACCCGGACGTGACCTCCGGCGGCGCCGGGTTCAAGACGTTCCGCCCGATCGTGTTCGTGCCCGAGCCGGCGGACGTACCTCTCGGCTCGGGGCCGCTATGGATTACGGCGGAGGAGGCGGAGGCGCGTGAGGAAGTGGAGGCGGCCGCGGCGCGCGGCGTCGCGCCTGCAAACGGTGCGGACTCGTCCGGCGTGCAGCCGGTCGCAGTGGCGCCGCGCGCCGCGGGTGCGCCGGCGGCGTCGAGCGGCCGCGGGACGCCGCCGGGCGCCGCGGGGGGATCTTCCGCGGCGACGGGCGGCCGCGCGTCTCCCTCCGGTGCGGGTTCGCCGCCGTGGACCGGCGGAGTCGACGACGCACCGGACGCGGGTGCGACCGTGGGCGGCGGGCCGCCGGAACTGCCGTGGGTCCACCGCATCGGTCGCTACCGGGAAATCGGCAACGAGGAACTCGCCAAGACCCGCCGCTACACCCGGTTCAGCTTGCAACAGTATCGCGGGTCGGCGGACGACTTCTATCGGACCGTTGAAGGGTTGATCAATCCGCGCCCGCTCGATCCGGTCGCGCGCCAGCGGGCGCTGGTCGATGCGCTCATGGAGGCGGTGTCGCGGCGCGTGACGTCGATCGCCAACGGAGAGGAGTTCATGGCGACGCACCGCGAGATCGTGCCCATGCCGGAGGGCGCGGCGATCTTCCTCACGAGCGGTCCGTGGGAGGACTACTCGACGCCATCGCGCGACTTGCGACTGCTGATCGCGATCGACAGCGTCGTTCGGTTCCCAGACGAGGTGCGCGCCGAGCCGCATCGCTTCGGCCTGCGGCCCGACGAGGTCGACGAGCGCGTCGCCCAGCTGCGCGCCGTGCTCGACCGCGAGCTGGCCGCACGGTCGTTTTCGTACGTGCGATCCGACGGGTCGACCTGGACGTTGTCGCTCGCCGACGTCGTGGAGCGCGCCGAGAAGTTCGAGATGGCGTACAACCCGAACGACTGCGTCGAGATCCGCTGGGGCGCTGCCGCCGACACGGAAGAGATGGCCACGTGCCGCCGGCACGCTCCCGACGACCAGCGTGCCCGCATGGAGGCGCTGCGCGGCTGGTTTCGCACGCGCAAGCGCCCGCCGAACTGACGCCGCGGCGGGGACAGCGACGGCGCCGGTCGATGGCGTGGCCGGGGAGCACTTCGGCCGGCGTTTCGGTGGGGCCGGATCGCGCGCGGTGGCGGTGACGCGCGGGGACCGCACGGCGCGGCCGTGCCGGCGGCCGGTCCTTCCGAGCTTCGCGGACCGAGCCCATCGCTCGCCCGCATGGTCGAGGATCCGGCGACCGCTGCCTCTCGCTAGACGCGTGGCGATACAATCGCCCGGTGACTGCGGACCCATACGGGATCCTGATCGAACTCGGCTATGCGGCGGGCATTGGCGCCCTCATCGGCATCGAGCGCGCGCACAGCGAGCGCTCTGCCGTCCTGCACCAGACCTCCGGCGGGAACGCCGTCGACGGCGATGCCAACGGCACGGCGGATGCCGGTGAAGGCGGCGGCCCGCGGGCCGGCGAAGGCGACGGCGGCCGGGCGGGCCGCGAGGCCGTGGACACTCCCTCCGGACAGGCGCATGCCGCGGCGGCGGCCGGCGCGCCGAACCCGGACGCCGCGGGCGCGGTCGGACTCGGGGTTCGGGCGGCCGGCGACGCACCCGTGGCCGAGGTTCTCGGCGCGCGCACGTTTTCCCTGCTCGCGGTGCTCGGATGGCTCGCCGGATATGCGTCCGGGCAGTTTCCCTGGGTCGTCGCCGCCGGTCTCGTCGCCGTCGCCGCGATGATGGCGGTGCGCCACTTGCGCGAGGTCGGCCAGGGCGTGACCACGGAAGTGGCCGGCGTGCTCGCGTACTTGCTCGGCGCCGCCGTGCGCTTCGACCGTTCCACCGCCGTAGCGGTCGGGCTTCTCACCACGCTGCTCTTGATCTCGAAGCCGTGGATCCACGGGTTGATGCCGCGCGTGCGCCGTGTCGACCTGACGTCGACGCTCCAGGTGCTCATCCTGTTGGCGGTCGTCATTCCGCTGTTGCCCGACCTCGCGGTCGACCCGTGGGGCGCGGTGGTGCCGCGCGAAATCGGCTGGTTCGTGTTGCTCATCGGCGGGATCAGCTACGTGGGCTACTTTTTCACCCGGATCCTGGGCGAACGCCGCGGTGCGGGGATCATGGGCGTGGTCGGCGGGCTGTCGAGTTCGACCGCGCTCACGACGGCAATGAGCCAGCAGGCTCGCGCGAACCCGGCCGCGATCCCGGCGGGGCAGCTCGCGACATTCGTCGCCAATACGATGATGTTCGGGCGCGTACTCGCAGTGGCGGCGGTGATCGCGCCGGAGCTGGCTCGCGAACTCGCGCCGTCGATGGTGGCGATGGGCGTCGTCACGCTCACGGGTGCCGCGTGGAGTTGGCGCGTGCTCGGCAATCGGACGCTCGGGTCGGAACAGACGGCCGCGCTGGCCAAATTGAAGAACCCGTTCGCTCTGCTGCCCGCGCTCCAGTGGGGCGCCATCATCGCGGTCATCCTGATCGCGGCCACGGTCGCGCACCAAGCGCTCGGCGACCGCGGCCTGTTCGTGGCGGCCGCCGTAGCCGGCGTGGCCGACGTGGACGCGATCACGCTCGCCGCGAGCCGCCACGTCACCGCCGCGTCGATCTCCAGCGACTCGGCCGCGACGGCGGTGACGATCGCCGTCGTGGCCAACACGATCTTCAAGGGGTCAGTGGCGCTCGCGATCGGTCGCCGCGCGTTCGGCGACCGGATCGCCGCGGTGTTCGCGATCGCCATCGTTGTGGGGCTCGGCATCGCGGTGGCCCTGTAACCGGTGTTGGCTCGCACGGCCATGTGCGCGGTCCGTGCGTCCACGTCACGGAGCGGCGTCGGCGCAGCGGTCGTAGCTGCCCGCGGCCGCCCGCGCCGGCGACTGGTATGGATCGTCGACGTAGGCGACTCGGCCGTCGGCGACGCGTACTTCGATCAGGTAGCAGTCATCCCCGACTCGGGCCGCCCACAGGTATGCGTCGACGTCTGCCTTGGTCGGTGGACCGAGTTGTGTATGCAACGTATGCTGCGCCTGCGGCCAGGGGTCGCCGAC of the Deltaproteobacteria bacterium genome contains:
- a CDS encoding DUF4010 domain-containing protein gives rise to the protein MTADPYGILIELGYAAGIGALIGIERAHSERSAVLHQTSGGNAVDGDANGTADAGEGGGPRAGEGDGGRAGREAVDTPSGQAHAAAAAGAPNPDAAGAVGLGVRAAGDAPVAEVLGARTFSLLAVLGWLAGYASGQFPWVVAAGLVAVAAMMAVRHLREVGQGVTTEVAGVLAYLLGAAVRFDRSTAVAVGLLTTLLLISKPWIHGLMPRVRRVDLTSTLQVLILLAVVIPLLPDLAVDPWGAVVPREIGWFVLLIGGISYVGYFFTRILGERRGAGIMGVVGGLSSSTALTTAMSQQARANPAAIPAGQLATFVANTMMFGRVLAVAAVIAPELARELAPSMVAMGVVTLTGAAWSWRVLGNRTLGSEQTAALAKLKNPFALLPALQWGAIIAVILIAATVAHQALGDRGLFVAAAVAGVADVDAITLAASRHVTAASISSDSAATAVTIAVVANTIFKGSVALAIGRRAFGDRIAAVFAIAIVVGLGIAVAL